In Vicingus serpentipes, the DNA window TTTATTAAAAATTGTTTGAGTTTCATAGTTATTTGCCATCCAATCTGGTAAACCACCATCTAGAACAGCGATATTTTCATGTCCCATCGTTTTAAACATCCACCAAACTCTTGGACTATAAAAAATACCTCTATTATCATAAACAACAATTTTACTATCATTTTTAATCCCTAACTTTTTACAGTTTTCTTCAAATTGCATAACACTAGGAAAAGTATTTGGAAATTCACTATTATTATCGCTAAACTCATTTTTTATATCAAAATAACGAGCTCCAACTATGCAAATATTATCCTCAGAAATTTCTTGACTAGCATCTAAAATCACTATTTTTTTATCCTCTAAATTATTATTTAGCCATTGAGAAGATACTATTGATGAATACATAAATGAATTTATAAAATAATGAGAAAGTAAATTTAATAAATCGATTTTTGATAAAAGAAAAATCCCTTATTGCCTGCAATAAGGGATTTTAATTATTCTGGCGGAGGGAGGGGGATTCGAACCCCCGGTACAGTCTCCCGCACGCATGTTTAGCAAACATGTGGTTTCAGCCACTCACCCATCCCTCCAGATTAGGATGGCAAAAGTAACAATCAATTTTAAATTCCGAAATAAAAATTAAAAAAAATGAACATTTTTTTATTGAGTCTCAATTTCATCCTGATAATCACAGATTTTGTCTAAAATCATTTACATAATTCAATTGGAATGCTATATTTGCAAGTCTTGAAAAAAAGCAGATTTAATTGTTATGAAACAAATCAAATTTATTATTCTTTTATTGGTTATTGCAGTTTTTGATTCTTGTGTTGATAAGAGAGATCTTTCTAACAATACTGTTATTGCACATATATCATCAAACCCAGATGGGCTTCATCCTTTTAATGATAATTCAGCAAACAGAACTTATATTTTTAACTATACTCAACAAACCTTGGTTAGTATGGATATTGAAAATTTAGAAATAGAACCTCAGTTAATTAAAAGTATGCCTGAAGTTAGTGAGGATGGATTAGAATATACTTACGAATTAAAGGAAGGAATAAAATGGGCTGATGGGTCAGCGTTTACAGTTGATGATGTAATTTTTACAACAAAAATTCAAGTTTGCCCATTAACTAACAACACAAATGTTAAAGGTAATTACACATCTGTTATAGAATCTGTGAAAAAACACCCTGAAGATCCAAATAAATTTATAATGAGAGCAAAAACTTTACATGTTTCAAATCTTGAAATATTTGCTGAAGTTTATATGCAGCAGAAATCTCACTGGGACCCTGATGGTATTCTTGATAATTTAACTTTTGAAGAAATGTATGATGAGAATTTTAAAGCCTCTGAAGATGTTTCAAATTGGTTTAATAGCTTTAATAGTGGCGACAATAGTTACCAACCAGAAAAACTTGTTGGACTTGGGCCTTACCAAGTAACTGAATTTAATATTGGTAGTTATATTACATTAGAGAAAAAAGAAAACTGGTATGGTGATGATAATACTACAGATTTAGCATATCAAAACTATCCTGACAAAATAATTTTTAAAATTATCAGTGATGATGCTGCTTCTTACCTAGCTATAAAAAATCAACAAATAGATGTATCTACCTATATAGGTACTACTAAATTAATGAAGTTACAGGCTATTGATTATTTTAACAATAATTATCACTCCGCTTTTATGGACCAGTATTCTTATTCTTATATGGGGCTAAATATGAAACCTGATGGTACAGAATTTAAACCTTTTTTCACTGACCAAAAAGTAAGAAGAGCAATTGCTCATTTAGTTCCTGTTGATGAAATTATTGATGTAATTGTTCAAGGGCAAGCTTCAAGACAAGTAGCAAATGTTTCGCCATTAAAAAAGTCTTACAATTCTGATTTAAAAGTGATTGAATTTGATATTGAAAAAGCTAAAAAATTATTAGACGAAGCTGGTTGGATAGATACAGACAAAAACAACATTAGAGATAAAGTGGTAAATGGAGAAAAATTGCAATTCTCATTTAAGTTAAGTTACATGAGTGGAAACGCTGCAACTAAAGAAACTATTTTAATGATTAAAGAAGAAATGTATAAGGCAGGTATTGATGTTATTCCTTCTCCTATGGATTTCACTTTATTCTATAAAAATGCACAAGACCACAAATTTGATGCTATGCTTGGGGGATGGGGTGGCTCAGCAGGTTATTCAGATCCAATGCAATTATGGCATACCGAAGCATGGGCAAGTAAAGGCTCTAATTTTACTGGTTTTGGTGATGCTCAAAGTGATTCATTAATAAAACTTGCAAACACTTCTTTAAATCCAGCCGACCATATAGCTGCAACGAAAGCATTACAAAAGAAAATATATGATGATCAACCTTATGTTTTCATGTATAGTTACAAAAGAAAAATAGCAATTCATAAAAGATTTGACAATGCCAATATGTACAATGAAAAACCTGGTGTTGCACTAAACAATTTAATATTAAAACCAGAATTTAGAGGTAATACTCTTAAACCTGAATAATTAACAACATGTTAAGATATATTTTAAAAAGATTAATTGTTTTTATTCCTACGCTTATAGCAATAT includes these proteins:
- a CDS encoding ABC transporter substrate-binding protein; the protein is MKQIKFIILLLVIAVFDSCVDKRDLSNNTVIAHISSNPDGLHPFNDNSANRTYIFNYTQQTLVSMDIENLEIEPQLIKSMPEVSEDGLEYTYELKEGIKWADGSAFTVDDVIFTTKIQVCPLTNNTNVKGNYTSVIESVKKHPEDPNKFIMRAKTLHVSNLEIFAEVYMQQKSHWDPDGILDNLTFEEMYDENFKASEDVSNWFNSFNSGDNSYQPEKLVGLGPYQVTEFNIGSYITLEKKENWYGDDNTTDLAYQNYPDKIIFKIISDDAASYLAIKNQQIDVSTYIGTTKLMKLQAIDYFNNNYHSAFMDQYSYSYMGLNMKPDGTEFKPFFTDQKVRRAIAHLVPVDEIIDVIVQGQASRQVANVSPLKKSYNSDLKVIEFDIEKAKKLLDEAGWIDTDKNNIRDKVVNGEKLQFSFKLSYMSGNAATKETILMIKEEMYKAGIDVIPSPMDFTLFYKNAQDHKFDAMLGGWGGSAGYSDPMQLWHTEAWASKGSNFTGFGDAQSDSLIKLANTSLNPADHIAATKALQKKIYDDQPYVFMYSYKRKIAIHKRFDNANMYNEKPGVALNNLILKPEFRGNTLKPE